The nucleotide sequence TCCGCGTCGCGGCGCCGGAGAACGCCGGGGGATGAGTCCCGGGCTCGATGACGTTACCCGATGAACGGCTCTCCACGAGGAATCGCCGAGACTCAGGCCCTCTCCGTCTTCCAGTACACCGCGTAGCGCTCGTCGAAGATCGAATGGAGCGGAACGAGCGCCATCTCGCGGCCGTTTGACTCCGCGGCGCGGAGCTCGAGCGGGCGGCTGCCGGCCGAAAGCGAAGCCTCCCGCAGCGCCGGCGCGGGCACGGGATCGAGCTTGTACTCGGGAACCGTCCGGGGTTTCGTCGGCTCGGCGCGGAGCGTCGCGGGCGTCAGGCCCTCTCTGCCGAGGCGTCCGGCGAGCACGATCGGCCCGTACATCGCCGCCTGTGTCGCGGGATCGTCGGGAGTCGGCTCGAAGCGCGCGCGCATCGGCAGCGTGAGCGCGACCCGGTCGCCGTCCCGCCACACGCGGTCGAGCGACCACCAGCTCCCGGGCGCGGCGAAACCTTCCACCGGGCGGCCGTTGACCGTGCCGGACGCGCGCCCTTCGGTCCATCCCGGGATCCGGAAACGGATCTCGGCCCGGACCGGCGCGGCGGCCCGGACGACGACCGTCGTCTTCGGCTCCTCCGGGAACCGCGTCTCCTGGACGAGGCGAAGCCGCTTCTCCTTCCAGTCGAGCTCCGAGGCGATGAACTGGTTGACGGCGGCCGATTCGCCCTCCCGGGCGTAAATCGGCTCGCCGACCTTCGCGAACGACTCGCTTCCCGTTCCGGTGCAGCACCAGAAATCGTGGAGCGGAGTTCCGAAGAGCTTCCAGAAACCCGACGCGAGCGCGACGTAGTAGAGCTTCGAGCCGTCGGAGGGATGCTGGGTCCCGAGGATTCCGTTCCAGAGCGCGCGCTCGGCATAGTCGGCGCAGGCCATGTCTCCCGTCCAGCCCGCGACGTGCCGCGTGAGCTTGAGCATGTTGTAGGTCGGGCAGCACTCCTGCGTATAGCCGGAAAGCTCTCCCGCGATCACGCCCGGATCGGCGTTCCAGCTTTCGCCGTTGCTCGTCCCTCCCGTGCAGTACGCCCGGCGGCCCGTCACCTCGCGCCAGAAGAACTCGGCGACGTCGCGATACCGCCGCTCGCCCGTGAGCTCGAAACGCCGCGCCGCGCCGACGATCTTCGGAATCGTGGTGTTGACGTGCAGGCCCTTGAGCTCGTCGCGTCCGAAGGCCAACGGCTCGAAGATGCGCTCGTGGTCGAAACGGTGGGCGAGCTCGCGGTCGCCGCCCTCGCCGGTCAGCGCGGACAGGTTATAGAGCGCCTCGTTCATCCCGCCGTATTCGCGCTCGAGGACGCGGGCCATCGCGGCATCCCCGAGCGGCTGCGTCCAGCGCGCCGTCCACGCCGCGATGCCGCGCGCGACGTCGAGCGCCTGCGCGCTCCCGGCGAGCGAGGCCATGTCGAGCATTCCGGCGAGGATCTTGTGGAGCGTGTAAAAGGGCGCCCAGACGCGCTGATCGGTCCGCAGGCGGTCGAAGAGCTCCTCCGGGAACGCCGAGAGATATCCGTTCCCGTGGGCCTTCTGGCACTTGCCGAGCTCGCCGACGATCGCGTCGCCCCGGCTTTTCGCTTCCGCGTCCCCGAAGGCCGCCCAGCGCATCGCGAGCGCCGAGAGGTAATGGCCGGTGTAGTGGCCGCGGAGCTCGTTTTCCGGCGCCTCCCATCCTCCGAGCGGAGCGGCGGCGGAAGGAATGCCGGCCGTCACTCGGAACATGTGGAGGAGCCGGTCCGGATCGAGGTTCATGAGGAACCGGCGGTTCGCGTCCGCGGCATCGAGGAAAGGGCCGGGAAGGAGCCGGACGCGCGAGAGGTCGAACGCCGCCGAACCCGCATTCGGCGCGGGAGACCCCGCGCCGAACGAGAAACGCGCAAACGGCAGGGTCGCGGCCGCGGCGCCGGCCCCGGCGAGGAACCGTCTCCGCGAGACGCGCATCAGGGCAGCGTCTCCCAGATCATCCGGACGAAATTGTCCGGCTTGACGAAACCCTTTCCCCACTTCTCGTCGAGCGGCGCGGTGGGTTTGTCCGCCTGCGCCTGCACCAGCGTCTTTCCCGCGCTTTTTTCCGCCGCGACGGCCGCGCGCGCCCGCTTCAACATCTCTCCGAACGCCGCGAGCTGCGCCCGGTCGCCGAGCAAACCGTGCCCGGGAACGACCTTCGTCGCGGGGCCCGAGAGCTCGAGCCCTTTCTCGACCGCCGCGACGTAGCCGTCGATCGTGCCGCCGGTCCCGGTGTCGATGATCGGGTACATGCCGTTGAAAAAGCAGTCGCCCATGTGCAGCACGTCGGCGCCCGGGAAGTGCACGAGGACGTCGCCGTCGGTGTGGGCGTTCTTCACGTGCACGAGGTGTACGGCCTCGCCGTTCAGATGCAGCGTCGCCTGGTCGTCGAACGTGACGACCGGCAGCGCGGCTTTCGGGGAGGCGGGAACGGTGCGGTTCAGATGCTTGATGAACTGCTCCGTGCTCATTCGCTAGTAGACGTGGTCCTGCGCGATGACGACCGCGCCGTCGGCGGCGAATTTCCGTTGGCGCCGGTGTGATCTCCGTGCCAGTGCGTGTTGATGACGAACCGGACCGGGCGGTTGGACATCTTCGAAAGCGCCTCCCGGATCTTCGGATGGAGCTCGGCGAACTCGTCGTCGACGATGAAGACGCCGTCCTCCCCCGCCGACGCGACGATGTTGCCTCCCGCTCCGGCGAGCATCGCGAGACCGTGGCCGAGCGGGGTCGTCTTGACCTCGACTTTCGAGAAGTCGGTCTGGGCCGACCCCGCGGCCGCGGCGACGCAAGCGGCGACTCCGAGGACGGCGATCCGGATTCCGCGCATTTTTCCTCCCGTCTTCGACCCGTCCGCGGCAGCCCGCGTCGTCACGACCGGCCCGCCGCGCGCTCGGCCCTCTCGAAGCGCGCCAGCAGCCGCAGCACCGCCAGCAGGATCACGGTCGCGCCGGCGGCGAGCACGTAGTGCCCGATTCCGCAGGCGAACCCGACGGCCGCCGTCGACCAGATCGACGCCGCGGTCGTCAGGCCATGGACCCGGTCCTCGGCCTTGAAGATGAGCCCCGCGCCGAGGAAGCCGATCCCGGTCGCGACCGCCTGGAGCGGGTCGAGGCGCAGCACGCTCACGGTCGACGGGCCGGCGGCGGCGGCCGTCAGCCGCGCGAGGACGACGAAGAGCGCCGCGCCGACGGCGACGAGGATGTGCGTGCGGAGGCCGGCGGACTTGCCCGCCTTCTCCCGCTCCCATCCGAGCGCCGCCGCGAACGCGCCCGCCGCGACGAGCCGGAGGAGGAGCGAGAAGTCGTCCGGCCACATGATCGGCGCCGTGTCAGTATTTCGCGATCTTCTCGATGGCGGCCGAGATGTCCTCGATCTGCGGGAGGATGAACTTCTCGAGCGTCGGCGCGTAGCCGACGAACGTGTCGGTCGCCGCCACGCGCGCGACCGGAGCGTCGAGCCATTCGAAGAGCTCCCCCGCGATCCGCGCGGCGATCTCGGCCCCGTAGCCCCAGGAGATCGGGTCCTCGTAGCAGACGATCGCCTTGCTCGTCTTCTTCACCGACGCGGCGATCGCGTCCCAGTCGTACGGCGAGAGCGAGCGCAGGTCGATGATCTCCGTCGAGACCCCCGAGGACTCCTTCGCCTTCGCCGCGGCGACGATCGACCGCTGCACCTGCGCGCCGAAGCAGACGAGCGTCACGTGCGAGCCTTCCTGGACGATCCTCGCCTTGCCGAAGGGGATCGCGTAGTCGGGTCCCGGATAGAGCCCCTTGTTGTAGGTCTGCCGGTAGAGGTGCTTGTGCTCGAGGAACATCACCGGGTCCTCGCACCGGATCGCCGTGCGCAGGAGGCCGTTGGCGTCCTGCGCGTTGGACGGAAGGACGACGCGGAGCCCCGGCACGTGGGTGAACATGACGGGATCGCACTGGGAGTGGTAGAGCGCGCCCGCGATGTAGCCTCCGACCGGGACGCGCACGACGACGGGCGCCGCGAAGTTGTTCCCCGAACGCCAGCGCATCGTCGCGAGCTCGTTGCGGAGCTGCATGTACGCCGGCCAGATGTAGTCGAAGAACTGGATCTCGACGACGGGCTTCAATCCCTTGACGGCCATTCCGACGGCGCGGCCGATGATGTTCGCCTCCGCGAGCGGCGAGTTGAAGACGCGGTCGTGTCCGTAGAGCCGCTGCAGGTTGTGGGTGACCTTGAAGACGCCCCCCTTCCCCTTGACCTCGCCGAGCACCGCCTCGCGGGAAGCGTCGGCGACGTCCTCGCCGAAGACGACGATCCGCGGGTCGCGCTTCATCTCGTCGCGCAGGCAGGCGTTGATCAGGTCGACCATCGTCTGGGGGTCGCCTTCTTCCTGCTTCGGCCCCTCGAAGGCCGCCGACGTCGGGTCGACGTCGGGGGAATAGACCCACTGGAGGGCGCTCTCGGGCTCCGGCAGCGGTGCGGCGAGCGCGCGCTCGGCGTCCTCGTCGACCTGGCGGTCGATCTCCTTCTGGATCGCGGCGATCTCCACCTCGCTCGCCACGCCCTCGGCGGCGAGGAAGCGGCCGAAGTTGACGACCGGGTCCCGGGCGAGCTCGCGCTCGCGCTCGGCGGCGGGACGGTAGAGCTTCTCGTCGTCGGAGACCGAGTGGGAGTAGGGACGGATGACGTGCGCGTGGACGAGCGCGGGGCCCTTCCTCTGCCGGCAGTACTCGGCCGCGTACCGGAGCGCGTCGAACGACTCGAGGAAGTTGCAGCCGTCGACCTCGGTCACGAAGAGGTTCGGGAAGCCGCGCACGAGCTTCGAGATCGACCCGCCCGCGAGCCCCACCTCGACGGGCACGGAGATCGCGTACCCGTTGTCCTCGATCAGATAGAGGACCGGGAGCTTCAGGTTGCAAGCGGTGTTGAGCGACTCCCAGAACTCCCCTTCCGCCGTCTGGCCTTCGCCGCCGGAGACGAAGACGATCTCGTCGGAACGGAACGCGCGGTCCTGCAGCCCGGGGATCTTCGCCATCCGCATCCCGGCCTCGGCGATCCCGACCGCGTTCAGGAACTGCATCGCGGTGCAGGAGGACTTTGACACCAGATTGAAATTCTTGTGCCCCCAGTGCGAGGGCATCTGCCGGCCGCCCGACGCGGGGTCGTCCCTGGCGCCCGTCCCCCCGAGGAACATCTCGTACGGCGTGACGCCGATCGCGAGGCAGAGCGCGCGGTCGCGGTAGTAAGCGATGAACCAGTCGTGCGCGGGCTTCAACACCATGCCGGCCGCCGTCAGGACCGCCT is from Thermoanaerobaculia bacterium and encodes:
- a CDS encoding beta-L-arabinofuranosidase domain-containing protein; this encodes MRVSRRRFLAGAGAAAATLPFARFSFGAGSPAPNAGSAAFDLSRVRLLPGPFLDAADANRRFLMNLDPDRLLHMFRVTAGIPSAAAPLGGWEAPENELRGHYTGHYLSALAMRWAAFGDAEAKSRGDAIVGELGKCQKAHGNGYLSAFPEELFDRLRTDQRVWAPFYTLHKILAGMLDMASLAGSAQALDVARGIAAWTARWTQPLGDAAMARVLEREYGGMNEALYNLSALTGEGGDRELAHRFDHERIFEPLAFGRDELKGLHVNTTIPKIVGAARRFELTGERRYRDVAEFFWREVTGRRAYCTGGTSNGESWNADPGVIAGELSGYTQECCPTYNMLKLTRHVAGWTGDMACADYAERALWNGILGTQHPSDGSKLYYVALASGFWKLFGTPLHDFWCCTGTGSESFAKVGEPIYAREGESAAVNQFIASELDWKEKRLRLVQETRFPEEPKTTVVVRAAAPVRAEIRFRIPGWTEGRASGTVNGRPVEGFAAPGSWWSLDRVWRDGDRVALTLPMRARFEPTPDDPATQAAMYGPIVLAGRLGREGLTPATLRAEPTKPRTVPEYKLDPVPAPALREASLSAGSRPLELRAAESNGREMALVPLHSIFDERYAVYWKTERA
- a CDS encoding MBL fold metallo-hydrolase, with translation MTTRAAADGSKTGGKMRGIRIAVLGVAACVAAAAGSAQTDFSKVEVKTTPLGHGLAMLAGAGGNIVASAGEDGVFIVDDEFAELHPKIREALSKMSNRPVRFVINTHWHGDHTGANGNSPPTARSSSRRTTSTSE
- a CDS encoding MgtC/SapB family protein, with product MWPDDFSLLLRLVAAGAFAAALGWEREKAGKSAGLRTHILVAVGAALFVVLARLTAAAAGPSTVSVLRLDPLQAVATGIGFLGAGLIFKAEDRVHGLTTAASIWSTAAVGFACGIGHYVLAAGATVILLAVLRLLARFERAERAAGRS
- a CDS encoding dehydrogenase E1 component subunit alpha/beta, giving the protein MDASTMVAAYKNIYRSRRVDDKEIQLKRQNRTHFQINGVGHEAVLTAAGMVLKPAHDWFIAYYRDRALCLAIGVTPYEMFLGGTGARDDPASGGRQMPSHWGHKNFNLVSKSSCTAMQFLNAVGIAEAGMRMAKIPGLQDRAFRSDEIVFVSGGEGQTAEGEFWESLNTACNLKLPVLYLIEDNGYAISVPVEVGLAGGSISKLVRGFPNLFVTEVDGCNFLESFDALRYAAEYCRQRKGPALVHAHVIRPYSHSVSDDEKLYRPAAERERELARDPVVNFGRFLAAEGVASEVEIAAIQKEIDRQVDEDAERALAAPLPEPESALQWVYSPDVDPTSAAFEGPKQEEGDPQTMVDLINACLRDEMKRDPRIVVFGEDVADASREAVLGEVKGKGGVFKVTHNLQRLYGHDRVFNSPLAEANIIGRAVGMAVKGLKPVVEIQFFDYIWPAYMQLRNELATMRWRSGNNFAAPVVVRVPVGGYIAGALYHSQCDPVMFTHVPGLRVVLPSNAQDANGLLRTAIRCEDPVMFLEHKHLYRQTYNKGLYPGPDYAIPFGKARIVQEGSHVTLVCFGAQVQRSIVAAAKAKESSGVSTEIIDLRSLSPYDWDAIAASVKKTSKAIVCYEDPISWGYGAEIAARIAGELFEWLDAPVARVAATDTFVGYAPTLEKFILPQIEDISAAIEKIAKY